Proteins encoded within one genomic window of Ideonella dechloratans:
- the pssA gene encoding CDP-diacylglycerol--serine O-phosphatidyltransferase, which produces MPPRRRRRGIYILPNLFTLGALFGGFYAVVMAMNARFDMAAVGIFCAAVLDSLDGRVARMTNTQSAFGEQMDSLSDMVCFGAAPALIVYEWALKGLGKAGWIAAFVYCACAALRLARFNTNIGIVDKRFFQGMPSPAAAAMVVGFIWVVDDHGVKDVVGSPALTWTAFAFALYAGLTMVTNVPFYSFKDISLKRSVPFIVIVLIALGFAVITIHPPIVLFGLFCVYGVSGYVVYGYKRLKGKPVSVISTSKDEPDERGLH; this is translated from the coding sequence ATGCCGCCGCGCCGTCGGCGTCGTGGCATCTACATCCTTCCGAATCTCTTCACCCTGGGTGCGCTCTTCGGCGGCTTCTATGCCGTCGTGATGGCCATGAACGCCCGCTTCGACATGGCGGCCGTGGGCATCTTCTGTGCGGCCGTGCTGGACAGCCTGGACGGCCGCGTGGCGCGCATGACCAACACCCAGAGCGCCTTCGGCGAGCAGATGGACAGCCTGTCCGACATGGTCTGCTTTGGCGCGGCGCCAGCGCTGATCGTCTACGAATGGGCCCTGAAGGGCCTGGGCAAGGCCGGCTGGATTGCCGCCTTCGTGTATTGCGCCTGCGCGGCCCTGCGCCTGGCCCGCTTCAACACCAACATCGGCATCGTCGACAAGCGCTTCTTCCAGGGCATGCCCAGCCCGGCCGCGGCGGCCATGGTGGTGGGCTTCATCTGGGTGGTCGACGACCATGGCGTCAAGGACGTGGTGGGCTCGCCGGCCCTGACCTGGACGGCCTTCGCCTTTGCGCTCTATGCCGGGCTGACCATGGTCACCAACGTGCCCTTCTACAGCTTCAAGGACATCAGCCTCAAGCGCAGCGTGCCCTTCATCGTGATCGTGCTGATCGCGCTGGGTTTCGCGGTGATCACCATCCACCCGCCCATCGTGTTGTTCGGCCTGTTCTGCGTGTACGGTGTTTCCGGCTACGTGGTCTACGGCTACAAGCGCCTGAAGGGCAAGCCGGTGAGCGTGATCTCCACCTCCAAGGACGAACCCGACGAGCGCGGCCTGCACTGA
- the ilvC gene encoding ketol-acid reductoisomerase → MKVYYDKDADLSLIKGKNVTIIGYGSQGHAHALNLNDSGVKVTVGLRKGGASWSKAENAGLKVAEIADAVKTADVVMILLPDEQIADVYNSQVAPNLKPGASLAFAHGFNVHYNQVVPREDVDVWMVAPKAPGHTVRGTYAQGGGVPHLIAVYADKTGKARDLALSYAVANGGGKAGIIETTFREETETDLFGEQAVLCGGAVELIKAGFETLTEAGYAPEMAYFECLHELKLIVDLIYEGGIGNMNYSISNNAEYGEYVTGPRVVTEDTKNAMRQCLKDIQTGEYAKSFILENKAGAPTLTSRRRLTAEHQIEVVGEKLRAMMPWIKANKLVDKSRN, encoded by the coding sequence ATGAAGGTTTACTACGACAAGGACGCCGACCTCTCCCTCATCAAGGGCAAGAACGTCACCATCATCGGCTACGGCTCGCAAGGCCACGCCCACGCGCTGAACCTGAACGACAGCGGCGTGAAGGTCACCGTCGGCCTGCGCAAGGGCGGCGCCTCCTGGAGCAAGGCTGAAAACGCCGGCCTGAAGGTCGCCGAGATCGCCGACGCGGTGAAGACCGCCGACGTCGTGATGATCCTGCTGCCCGACGAGCAGATCGCCGACGTGTACAACAGCCAGGTGGCCCCCAACCTGAAGCCCGGCGCCTCGCTGGCCTTCGCCCACGGCTTCAACGTGCACTACAACCAGGTCGTGCCGCGCGAGGACGTGGACGTCTGGATGGTGGCCCCCAAGGCCCCCGGCCACACCGTGCGCGGCACCTATGCCCAGGGTGGCGGTGTGCCGCACCTGATCGCCGTCTACGCCGACAAGACCGGCAAGGCGCGTGACCTGGCCCTGAGCTACGCCGTGGCCAACGGCGGCGGCAAGGCCGGCATCATCGAAACCACCTTCCGCGAAGAGACCGAAACCGACCTGTTCGGCGAGCAGGCCGTGCTGTGCGGTGGCGCTGTCGAGCTGATCAAGGCCGGCTTCGAGACGCTGACCGAAGCCGGTTACGCGCCCGAGATGGCCTACTTCGAGTGCCTGCACGAGCTCAAGCTGATCGTCGACCTGATCTACGAAGGCGGCATTGGCAACATGAACTACTCGATCTCGAACAACGCCGAGTACGGTGAGTACGTGACGGGCCCGCGCGTGGTCACCGAAGACACCAAGAACGCGATGCGTCAGTGCCTGAAGGACATCCAGACCGGTGAGTACGCCAAGAGCTTCATCCTGGAAAACAAGGCCGGCGCCCCGACGCTGACCTCGCGCCGCCGCCTGACCGCCGAGCACCAGATCGAGGTGGTGGGCGAGAAGCTGCGCGCCATGATGCCCTGGATCAAGGCCAACAAGCTGGTCGACAAGAGCCGCAACTGA
- the ilvN gene encoding acetolactate synthase small subunit, giving the protein MKHIIAVLLENEPGALSRVVALFSARGYNIESLTVAPTEDPSLSRMTVVTTGSDEVIEQITKHLNRLVDVVKVVDLTEGHYTERELMLIKVRAVGKEREEMKRMADIFRGRIIDVTEKSYTIELTGDAGKLDAFIEAIDRTAILETVRTGSSGIGRGERILRV; this is encoded by the coding sequence ATGAAACACATCATCGCCGTGCTGCTCGAGAACGAGCCCGGCGCCCTGTCCCGCGTGGTGGCATTGTTTTCTGCCCGCGGCTACAACATCGAGAGCCTCACCGTGGCGCCGACGGAAGATCCGTCGCTGTCGCGCATGACGGTGGTCACCACCGGTTCCGACGAGGTGATCGAGCAGATCACCAAGCACCTGAATCGCCTGGTCGACGTGGTCAAGGTCGTGGACCTGACCGAAGGCCACTACACCGAGCGCGAGCTCATGCTGATCAAGGTCCGCGCCGTGGGCAAGGAACGCGAGGAGATGAAGCGCATGGCCGACATCTTCCGTGGCCGCATCATCGACGTGACCGAGAAGAGCTACACCATCGAACTGACCGGGGATGCCGGCAAGCTCGACGCCTTCATCGAGGCGATCGACCGCACCGCCATCCTCGAAACCGTGCGCACCGGCTCCAGCGGGATCGGTCGCGGCGAGCGCATCCTGCGCGTCTGA
- a CDS encoding acetolactate synthase 3 catalytic subunit, whose protein sequence is MNMSAADVKRAAPSDGRATSPNASSTSSSSPKELNGSQILVRCLQAEGVKHIWGYPGGSVLYIYDALYQQDSIQHVLVRHEQAAVHAADGYARATGDVGVALVTSGPGVTNAVTGIATAYMDSIPLVIITGQVPTAAIGLDAFQECDTVGITRPVVKHNFLVKDVRDLAMTIKKAFHIARTGRPGPVVVDIPKDVSLKTAHFHYPEHVEMRSYNPVKKGHGGQIRKAVQLLLNAKRPYIYSGGGVILGEASAELRQLCDMLGFPVTNTLMGLGATPASDPKFLGMPGMHGTYEANMTMQNCDVLLAVGARFDDRVIGNPKHFASVERKIIHIDIDPSSISKRVKVDIPIVGDVKDVLQELIAQIKEAQQKPDTAVISQWWSQINEWRRRECLAYRTSPDVIKPQQVVEALWEMTRGTDTYITSDVGQHQMWAAQYYRFDEPRRWINSGGLGTMGVGLPYAMGIKLAKPQSDVFCITGEGSIQMCIQELSTCQQYKTPVKIIALNNRYLGMVRQWQELDYEGRYSSSYMDALPDFVKLAEAYGHVGIKIEKPSEIEPALKEMMRLKDRTVFLDVRTDPTENVWPMVKAGKGLSEMLLGSEDL, encoded by the coding sequence ATGAACATGTCTGCCGCGGACGTCAAGCGTGCCGCCCCCTCCGATGGGCGCGCCACCTCTCCGAACGCTTCCTCCACGTCTTCTTCCTCCCCCAAGGAGCTCAACGGCTCCCAGATCCTCGTGCGCTGCCTGCAGGCCGAGGGCGTCAAGCACATCTGGGGTTACCCGGGTGGCTCGGTCCTGTACATCTACGACGCGCTGTACCAGCAGGACAGCATCCAGCACGTGCTGGTCCGTCATGAACAGGCCGCTGTCCATGCCGCCGACGGCTATGCCCGTGCCACGGGTGACGTCGGTGTGGCCCTGGTCACCTCCGGCCCGGGTGTGACCAATGCCGTCACCGGCATTGCCACCGCCTACATGGATTCCATCCCCCTGGTGATCATCACCGGTCAGGTGCCCACGGCGGCCATCGGCCTGGACGCCTTCCAGGAATGCGACACGGTGGGCATCACCCGTCCGGTGGTCAAGCACAACTTCCTCGTGAAGGATGTGCGTGACCTGGCGATGACCATCAAGAAGGCCTTCCACATCGCGCGCACCGGTCGTCCCGGCCCGGTGGTGGTGGACATCCCCAAGGACGTCTCGCTGAAGACGGCGCACTTCCACTATCCCGAGCACGTCGAGATGCGCTCCTACAACCCCGTCAAGAAGGGGCATGGGGGGCAGATCCGCAAGGCGGTGCAACTGCTGCTGAACGCCAAGCGACCCTACATCTATTCGGGTGGCGGCGTCATCCTGGGTGAGGCCTCGGCCGAACTGCGCCAGCTGTGCGACATGCTGGGCTTCCCGGTCACGAACACGCTGATGGGCCTGGGCGCCACGCCGGCCTCGGACCCGAAGTTCCTGGGCATGCCCGGCATGCACGGTACCTACGAAGCCAACATGACCATGCAGAACTGCGATGTGCTGCTGGCTGTGGGCGCGCGCTTCGATGACCGGGTGATCGGCAACCCCAAGCACTTCGCCTCGGTGGAGCGCAAGATCATCCACATCGACATCGACCCCTCGTCGATCTCCAAGCGGGTCAAGGTGGACATCCCCATCGTCGGCGACGTGAAGGATGTGCTGCAGGAGCTGATCGCCCAGATCAAGGAAGCCCAGCAGAAACCCGACACCGCGGTGATCTCCCAGTGGTGGAGCCAGATCAACGAGTGGCGCCGCCGCGAGTGCCTGGCCTACCGCACCAGCCCGGACGTCATCAAGCCACAGCAGGTCGTCGAGGCCCTGTGGGAGATGACCCGCGGCACCGACACCTACATCACCTCGGACGTGGGCCAGCACCAGATGTGGGCGGCCCAGTACTACCGCTTCGACGAGCCACGGCGCTGGATCAACTCCGGTGGTCTGGGCACCATGGGCGTGGGTCTGCCCTATGCGATGGGCATCAAGCTGGCCAAGCCGCAGTCGGATGTGTTCTGCATCACCGGCGAAGGCTCGATCCAGATGTGCATCCAGGAGCTCTCCACCTGCCAGCAGTACAAGACGCCGGTGAAGATCATCGCGTTGAACAACCGCTACCTGGGCATGGTGCGCCAGTGGCAGGAGCTGGACTACGAGGGCCGCTACTCCAGCAGCTACATGGACGCGCTGCCGGACTTCGTGAAGCTGGCCGAGGCCTATGGTCACGTGGGCATCAAGATCGAGAAGCCCTCGGAGATCGAACCGGCCCTCAAGGAAATGATGCGTCTGAAGGACCGCACCGTCTTCCTGGACGTGCGGACCGACCCGACCGAGAACGTCTGGCCCATGGTCAAGGCGGGCAAGGGTCTGTCGGAGATGCTGCTCGGGTCCGAGGATCTGTGA
- a CDS encoding RNA polymerase sigma factor, which translates to MATDKELSDFLVSVEKRAFKRTVYTVRDEDAALDIVQDAMIRLAEKYATRPVAEFPMLFQRILSNATMDWFRRRKVRQAVEQNMSDFEGADSGDGADFDLLEMLETVEGSLGAESAADTVGREQILLKIEQEVAQLPARQREAFLLRYWEELDVAETASVMGCSEGSVKTHCSRAVHALAKSLKAKGIAP; encoded by the coding sequence TTGGCCACCGACAAAGAACTTTCCGACTTCCTGGTCAGCGTCGAGAAACGCGCCTTCAAACGCACGGTCTACACGGTGCGTGACGAGGATGCTGCCCTGGACATCGTCCAGGACGCCATGATCCGTCTGGCCGAGAAGTACGCGACCCGTCCGGTGGCCGAATTCCCGATGCTGTTCCAGCGCATCCTGTCCAACGCGACGATGGACTGGTTCCGCCGACGCAAGGTGCGGCAGGCCGTCGAACAGAACATGTCCGACTTCGAAGGTGCCGACTCGGGAGATGGCGCGGACTTCGACCTGCTGGAAATGCTGGAAACCGTCGAAGGCAGTCTGGGTGCCGAAAGTGCCGCGGACACCGTCGGACGGGAACAGATCCTGCTCAAGATCGAGCAGGAGGTGGCCCAACTGCCCGCCCGTCAACGGGAAGCCTTTCTCCTGCGTTACTGGGAAGAACTTGATGTGGCCGAAACGGCCAGTGTGATGGGATGCTCTGAAGGCAGTGTGAAAACCCACTGCTCCCGGGCCGTGCATGCACTGGCCAAATCGCTCAAAGCCAAAGGTATTGCGCCGTGA
- a CDS encoding DUF3619 family protein, with protein sequence MNTRSIAPQRLPQDAANLELRFGLRVGAALSERSATPGHDVFERLRVAREQALARAREARAALPARQAKEAGSVLVQSQGTLALGGSPLSEGFRWWAPLASLVPLLLLVLGLVLIDQWHDRLQTATVAEVDSALLSDDLPPDAYTDPGFSEFLKAPEQH encoded by the coding sequence GTGAACACCCGCTCCATTGCCCCGCAGCGGCTCCCCCAGGATGCCGCCAACCTGGAACTCCGGTTTGGCCTGCGCGTCGGTGCGGCCCTGTCCGAGCGCAGCGCCACACCGGGTCACGATGTGTTCGAGCGCCTGCGGGTGGCCCGCGAGCAGGCGCTGGCCCGCGCGCGCGAGGCCCGCGCCGCCCTGCCCGCCCGTCAGGCGAAGGAAGCCGGCAGCGTGCTGGTGCAGAGCCAGGGCACCCTGGCCTTGGGGGGCTCGCCGCTGTCCGAGGGGTTCCGCTGGTGGGCGCCGCTGGCCTCCCTGGTGCCGCTGCTGCTGCTGGTGCTGGGCTTGGTTCTGATCGACCAGTGGCATGACCGCCTGCAGACCGCCACGGTCGCCGAGGTCGATTCGGCCCTGCTGTCGGACGACCTGCCGCCCGACGCCTACACCGACCCCGGCTTCAGCGAATTCCTGAAGGCCCCGGAGCAGCACTGA
- a CDS encoding DUF3106 domain-containing protein yields the protein MTPALFSRRLQRQALGVALCLLASACVWAQPASAAAGVRWQELPPAQQRALAPLAHDWDQLPEERQRKWQDVARRFDHMTPAQRQRVQQRMTEWARMSPQERDRARLNYQKAQELSASERQSRWEAYQALSPEQRKALAAKAKPASATGDANALRKLRRAPVDALAPKSNIVSPTKGPGTAPRSVSPVMVQGRPGASTSLVNERMKPPAHQPAGQPKITASPSQVDRHTLLPRQPQPPAAVKPGQAPTGPGAKP from the coding sequence ATGACGCCCGCCCTCTTCTCCCGACGGTTGCAGCGCCAGGCGCTGGGTGTGGCCCTGTGCCTGCTCGCCAGCGCCTGCGTCTGGGCCCAGCCGGCCTCGGCCGCGGCGGGCGTGCGCTGGCAGGAACTCCCCCCGGCGCAGCAGCGCGCCCTGGCCCCGCTGGCCCATGACTGGGACCAACTGCCCGAGGAGCGCCAACGCAAGTGGCAGGATGTGGCCCGCCGTTTCGACCACATGACGCCGGCCCAGCGGCAGCGCGTCCAGCAACGCATGACCGAATGGGCCCGGATGAGCCCCCAGGAGCGGGACCGGGCCAGGTTGAATTACCAGAAGGCGCAGGAGCTCTCGGCCAGCGAACGGCAATCCCGCTGGGAGGCCTATCAGGCGCTCAGCCCCGAGCAGCGCAAGGCCCTGGCCGCCAAGGCCAAGCCCGCCTCGGCCACCGGCGACGCGAACGCCCTGCGCAAGCTGCGCCGGGCACCGGTGGATGCCCTGGCCCCCAAGTCCAACATCGTCAGCCCCACCAAGGGGCCTGGCACGGCACCCCGGTCGGTGTCGCCGGTGATGGTGCAAGGCCGGCCCGGCGCCAGCACCTCCCTGGTGAACGAGCGGATGAAGCCCCCCGCCCACCAGCCGGCGGGACAACCCAAGATCACCGCCTCGCCGTCCCAGGTCGATCGGCACACCCTGCTGCCTCGCCAGCCGCAGCCCCCCGCCGCGGTCAAGCCGGGGCAGGCCCCGACCGGCCCAGGCGCCAAACCTTGA
- a CDS encoding RDD family protein, translating into MPTQRAAEPAPGNPTGPLTTPSIQRRLAAFVYEGVLLFGVLFVAGWLYSTLTQLKDPGRQGTLGLQLFLLLVLGVYFVWFWSRGGQTVAMKAWHIRLVDRQGRPVSQVRALARFALAWLWFVPALLTAKMAGLHGGALFGLLFVGVLAYAALARLHPDRQFWHDAACGTRLVDWRPAR; encoded by the coding sequence ATGCCGACACAGCGCGCCGCCGAACCCGCTCCCGGCAACCCAACCGGCCCGTTGACCACGCCATCGATCCAGCGGCGCCTGGCCGCCTTCGTCTACGAAGGAGTGCTGCTGTTTGGCGTGCTGTTCGTCGCCGGATGGCTGTATTCCACCCTCACCCAACTGAAGGATCCCGGGCGGCAAGGCACGCTGGGCCTGCAGTTGTTCCTTCTGCTGGTGTTGGGGGTGTATTTCGTCTGGTTCTGGAGCCGCGGTGGCCAGACGGTGGCCATGAAGGCCTGGCACATCCGGTTGGTGGATCGCCAGGGCCGCCCCGTCAGCCAGGTCCGCGCGCTGGCCCGTTTCGCCCTGGCCTGGCTCTGGTTTGTGCCCGCACTGCTGACGGCCAAGATGGCCGGCCTGCATGGCGGGGCCCTGTTCGGCCTGCTGTTCGTCGGCGTGCTGGCCTATGCCGCGCTGGCGCGGCTGCACCCGGACCGGCAGTTCTGGCACGACGCTGCCTGCGGCACGCGTCTGGTGGACTGGCGCCCGGCCCGATGA